The window tacagcacacctcaccacggtcttacagctctcatacatgtcctgcaccactctaacatacttctctgccactccagactttctcatacaataccacagctcctctctcggcaccctgtcatacgctttctctaaatctatgaagacacaatgcaactccctatgaccttctctgtacttctccatcagtaTCCttaaagcaaatactgcatctgttgtactctttctaggcatgaaaccatattgctgctcacaaatgctcacctctgcccttagcctagctttcactactctttcccacaacttcattgtatggctcatcagctttattcctctgtagttgccacagctctgcacatctcccttgttcttaaaaattggcaccagtacacttctcctccattcctcgggcatcctctcactctccaagatcttgttaaacaaactagtcagaaactctactgccacttctcctagacacttccatacctccacaggtatgtcatcaggaccaactgcctttccactcttcatcctcttcaacgtcctcctcacttcaatcttgctaatctttgctacttcctgctccacaccagtcacttcttctactcttcgttccctttcattttcctcattcatcaactcttcaaagtactccttccatcttcccatcacactcctggcacctgtcaatacatttccatccttatctttaatcaccctaacctgctgcacatccttcccttCCTTTAATCGTTTTAGGCCTTCATAATATGCAATCCTTCCTTTTTCCATATTCAATTCTTGCATCCATCTGTCTCCctttccttccatccatccatccatccatgtgtCCATAGATCAATCCACTCTTTAGTCTATTCACAACCACTGTCTACCTCTTTCTGTACCTCTTCCATCAATCCACCTATCCCTGCATGACTCAGTTCTCCCATTCCTTCTTTCCTACATCTACCAGTCCCTTCATCCCTCTAATCCATCCAATCCCCAAAAGCTTCCATCTGTCCATCCTTTCATCCCTTCAATTCAATTCCTCTACTCCTTTGTATCCCGTCTTTTCTGTCATACTCCTTCCATATTCCATCCTTCCTTTGGTTGTGGCCCAGGTGGTAGAGCATGTTGCCCATTAATCGCAGCGTTCAATCCCTGGCTCCTGATAGTTAGTtaggccagcaccttgcatggtagttCTGCCCACataggtgagtgtgtgtgtgtgtgtgtgtgtgtgtgtgtgtgaataactttgtgtgtgtgtgtatgtatgaagcactttgtgctgCTTAGGTAGAAAAGCACTCTataagtgcagtccatttactatTCCTCCATGACTCAAACTCCTTCCTTCTCCCATCTCATTATCCTCCATCCCTTCAATTCCTCCTCTCCCACCTCCACCAATCCCTGCATCCTCCCATCTCTCaatcaatcatccatccatGTTGCCATTCTTCTATCCCTCCATAAATCTATTTACCATCCCTCCATTCCTCCACATGCCATCCTTTAATATTCCTCCTATATTCAAGTCTTGCTTCCTCCATAACTTCTTCTTGCTCTCCTGTTTCTGCCAATCCCTCCGTCAGTCCATTCCTCTATCCCTCCATAAATCCATCCAATTTATCCATTCGCCTTTCCTGCATCCACCAGATTCTCCATTCTTCTGCACCTCTTACACCCatctctccattcatccatcacTATTCCTGTCAAACATTGGCCAGTACCTCCATCCATTCATCAATCCCTGCATCTCTAGCCTTCCTTTCCCCCTCATATCTATCACTCTTTTCATCCCTCTATCCCTTTTTCCAATCCCAACAAGCGCCCATCAATCCACCCCTCCAGATCCCATCCCTCAATAGCTCTTCCTTATTCCATCATTGCTTCCTCCACTTATTCATCCCTCCATTCCTTATGTCATCCTTCTCCTCCATTCatcctctcctttctccacCAATCCCTCCATCAGCCCTTGTTTCTATTCCTCTATCGCTCCATAAATCCATTCAGCCATCTCCCCATTCCTTCCTTCATGCATCCACCAGATTCTCCCTTCTTCCGTACCTCTTGCCTCCCTCCACCCATCCACACATGCAGCTCCGGGCACAGGCCCAGATCTACCTCCGGCCTCAGCAACCAGAATAGCCCTGATAAGTCAAATGATGATTCTGTCTTAATGAGCTGTGGAGAGAGAAGGCGTACATTAGCGGCATATTGACGCTGTGACTCAGAGCCCGGCTGTGTGTGAGAGCCAGAGAAGGACTCACTTTTTTGTAACGAGACAGATCTGATTTGGCCGAGCGCACAGGAGAACACGCTGATGATGACGGTTAAACACAGACACTCCACCCTACCCCtccacatgttcacacacactcatgcacacacacacacactcctccaccCCTCCAATTACATCCCTTTGGTTAATCTTCCCTATCGCAATTGTACTGCTGGCAGAATGACAACCTTCTGGATTGTGAGTGCAATCGGTACAATGAGTCTGCTTTTGAAAcacctctgtttgtgtgtgcgtgtgtatatacacttgtgtatgtgttgtttgtgtgtatgtgtttatacgTATTTGCaggtttgcatgtgtgtgtattcatctgtatgtatatgcatgtcTGTTACTTTTCTGTTGTAGacttagttgattaatcgattattgatttgaattgaattgaaaatgtttatgtttacattctgtATTTCTCACCAAGaagcattgtgtgtatccttgaggtttGACAAACGTattaaatgcatttccttcctgaTAATTGTAAAGCAGATTTTTTAACTTCTCTTCTCTAGCCACTGTTTTTATGGAGAAGAAGTCAGTCAGAGGCTCGAATCAGAGCTGTAGACAATTTTAAACACTTCGTCTTTGaatttgtgaacaaaacatGCCGCCATAGTCTCTGAATTCACCCAATATTGACCCAGAATCCAAAAGTGAATGAATCTATGCTTCAGATTGTATTAGATGTCATCTTTAGCTTCAGCTCGCCATTATCGGCGCACataacagaattttaagctctgtgattggatgtttcttgttGAAACGCACCTTGGGAGTCGAAGTTAACTTGTCACCCCCGAaaagtttttatgtacacaggcttgCACCATGAGTACTGTGTGTGCTGTGAGTCACACCATCTATGGAAAAAATGATGAATGACTTTTACCTCCAGAACCAGGGGTGTCCACTTCGCAACTGTATTGGACCTCCATTTATGCAGCGGGGGTGCTAACACAGAGGGatctggcaaaaaaaacaataaaatacaaccGCATCTGGCAACGCACTGCCTTAGCCAGtgaacaagcaatttaaagatatCACCTTCAAAACTCAAGAATCTGTGATAGGGACTtttccatattttatttattacattttatagactaaataatgaattgattaatcaaaagaATCATTAACAAATTCATTGAATATGAAGATAGTCGTTAGTTACAGCCATAGTCTTCTGTGCTTGTTAGTTTGCGTATGTGTATCtctatttgtatgtatttgtgctTATCTACCTGTAtatgtatgtgcttgtgtggtTTGCTTTCATCTGTTCCTGTTTGTGAAATtttatctgaatgtgtgtgtgtttgccactCCCTCACCAGCCTTTACAAAATGACATACTGTTATTACTGACTGGGGTATGAACACTCAGACTCACCACAGCTGGGTTTTACACCACACTTGGCTTCAGATCAGCACGACTCGGCTAGTACTAATGATAATGAAGCAAGTCGTCCACAGCAATTAATGCACTTAGCTACTAATGATGATTAACTGTGGACTGTATTTGATTTAGTAAGTTGATAAGCTGCctccaaacacaaacaggttaATTAGTATCATGTCTCAGTGAAAGAGGTTTCAAAAGGAGCCGGACCATTCATGgaagatgtttgttttgtccttcaGAGCCTCTTATCCCTTTAAGAGAGTGAAAatgttgtccttgttttatGAATGTAAGGAGAAATTATTATGAAGACGTCAAAAGTAAGAGTTGTCAGCGTGAATCTCTAGAGGCTGAAAGGCATGGGAAggctttttcctctctcttcatccACTTTTCTGTCATGTAATTATCTGCCTCGCTGGATGACTTTTTGAGCCTCTTTTTATTCTTAATCATATAATTTAGTTATGGTTTACACTTTACAGAGGGCATCTGAGCGTGTTGCGCTGTGTCACTGATCTGCTGTGCAACTACAGTATGCATACAACAATCAGGCAGAGTCTTAATCAAAATGCTAAGAAAGGGGCGTGATAGTTCTGAGTATCTGCATGAGGCACCTTCATCAtcagcatattttattttacaatgtaTGGATGCATGTGGTTGGCTGTAACTGGATGATTAGCAGCCTCGCCACAGAAGGGTTGTCAGGATACCAGATCTGTCTGGGAAAATGTGAGTTAGTGAATAGAAATCTGTTCCCTCGCTGAATAACTACCACTGAAGTGCATCTATTAATAACAACCTCAGCGTGTTCCAATGAAAAAGTAATAGATATTtgtatagcccaatatcacatgCAATGTCTTAACAGGCTTCTAATCTCTAAGATGACAAGACAaccttctttaaaaaaaaactggaagaaACCTCACAGGGGACATTCAAAACCATCCAAAACCTCCTTTGATGGCTATGGAGTGCAATAGGAGCCATAGGTAGAAcaagtctttaaaaaaatagagaaaactgTCAGTTATAAATCCTAAATACAACAATGGGACTAAAATCAAagaatagaatttttaaatgtcCAATAATAACGTAGCAAGTCCAGCATTAGAAGTAAGATAAAATACAATAGTATTGGAGAACCGTTGCATAAACAACTGACTGGGATAAAAAGATGGGTCTCTCTCAAAAGTATATCAAGACAAGAATTTGGACTTGCATTGGAAGGCTTTATTTGTACTAGGGATAATTCTCCGCTATTGGAGAGAGTTTGTGGAATGGTAAACATTAATGACAGAAAAGAATGCCAATTTTGAATCTGAGGACTTATAATTAACAAAGGAATTTCTGTGACGTTTGATCACAGGTTTTACTTTATATGAAGCAAGCCCCTTTTTAGTGGTATTTataatgttatgttttatttgcaCTTTTATTTCTGTTAGCTATAATGTGCCCAGATGTGTTCTGTTTGTTCTGTTAGTCAGTGATTTAAGCtaagaaaaatcacaaaaaagtgTGACATAATAAGTCCAAATGAAATGAGTCGAGCATGTCTGTGTGAATGGATTTAACTTTCCTTCCCACTGTTTAAGACTATTTTCGTGCTTTTACTGATGTTGACTTTTGAAAGCTGATACCACCGTTGTCTTTTAATAGAAGTTCCCAATAGCTAATATTTTGATATGTAGCGCTCTCTTTGTGAAGATTCACTTCTTCTTCTATAATTTGGTCTATCTACAGAATAAAAAAGCCTCTGAAGCAACATTTAGGCCTTCATGAGACACTAAAACTCTCCAACATGCTAGCAAGGTTTTTAGGCTGGCTGGCAGCTATTCATGGCAGGTTGAAgcaggttttgttgttgtttatacaCTGCCCCCCAActgaagctgtcaaataaaatcCTGTCATCCTCGCCTCCTCCATATTGACAGTGGCAACACTGGCTCTTACATAATATAGATCCCTCCGACTGTTATATTTCAAGATTTGTAGATGTCCCCAACAAATGTGATTTTGTAAAGAAGAAGAcacaatttaacatttattttttatacgTAACGGTAATCTAGAGGACAAACAAATctatattacacacacatatatatatatatatatatatatatatatatatatatatatatatatatatatataatatcttactatttctgttttatctttgacatttatagcttaatttatttaaatacaagCACTGTGTACTTTTTATCTTTATATTATGATAATGATGCATGGGAAATAAAAGTAGCTCAGattaattttgttattgttattaaaagGCCAAGTTGTGGGAAATGCATGTGTAATTATTACCTTCAAACTCAGTCATCTAACAACAGCTGGGCATAATAAAGTTTTGAGTTAATGTTATGCTCATAGCAGGAGGTCATGACGCAAAATATCCTACCATTTTGTTGATTTCTATCAGCCATTTTTTCCCTTAATTAACCTCCATCGTGCCTTTGTGCCCATAAAAAACTACACGATACCATATTCCTTCCACTACCTCAGCCAATTGAATAATCAGTGCCATATATATTACACCTCAGAATCAATACCCAGCCATTCTCTGAGGCCATCACATTTTTCTCCTCCTTATCAACCTGCTTTCTTCCTTGTGCATGTTTCTTCCATTTCCACTGCTCATcgccttttctgttttctccatgtcttcctccttcctctcctcctcctcttccctctcttctctcttccacaGCCCTATTGTTAGCTGACAGTAAGTTGTACATTCCTCCTCTAAGCATCTCAACTAACGtcactttctctgtgtgtggtgtggttTAAACATCAGCCCTAAATTTGAGGGTTGAGGATGACAATTTAGATGGCTTATTTTGCTGCTGATAAAGATTTTCAGTCAGTACTCATACTTTGAGAGGTTTGATATAAATAAACTGCATGCCAACGTTGTTATCCACTTATACTGTCATTGTTACAAACAACACATGctcttctgctcctctctcccGCACTTAATGATGGATTTTCACGCTAATCAGCTGATTAATTAATCATAAATCCATAAATTATGTTCTCCAGTCAAGAGCAAGGTACAGACACTTGATAACCATCAAGATGAAAACTTGCAGTTCCGAAATTAGAAATTTAATTACCTTTGTGGGactgtgttattattttttccctcttccttGTCAAGGAAACTGTGTCGTGTAGTGGTGCAGCACAAAGCAGGGGAATGGCTGGATAATCAAATTTTAAACACGAGCAAAAGAAATCCTGTCAGGACTTGAGGATACATACTGTCTTGGGTGTGTAATTGATTTATCTtaaaagtatgtgtgtgcaggcacTCATGCACTGATATATTATgcatgcctctgtgtgtgtgtgtgtgtgtgtgtgtgtgtgtgcttgccgACATGCCCTCCTATCAAGGGGACTTGGCTGTGATCTTTAATGGcaacattaatatttaatggtAAGCGTGTTGTCAGCAAAGAGCAGCAGGCTGGGACTCGGGGCTCATATAAAAGATGACAAGGTCTCTGCACCAGGTGGCTCAGTGGGGGTGTCACACACAGAGTGGGATGAGAGGCCTTTGGATGCACAACCGCTCCTTCTTGATAGAGTTTGACAGCACAGAATTGATGTTATGGCGCTCTTTGTAGTGTGCAGTGCACTCAGGAGCTCTGTGAAGCATTGTGGCTTCTTTCTACAGCAGAGCCACCCAGGACAAATCTGATAGGCAGATAGGACTGATCAGGGCTTACACGAGCCATGGAAATCATTTtgtataacattttttaaaataagacCTTAACGAATACTGACATTGAATGGAAGGCCTTGAAAGTACTTGATTTGTTATTCTTGCTCTTTTAATGAGTATGCTTCAGCTCTGTCTTACAATCAGCACCTCACATCCTTATTGTGAAACCTTATGATGGAGATTTGTGTTGCATTAAAatggtcagttcacccaaatcacaaaaaacgaAAGTTCATTCCAGCCCTTGGATATAGTTTGacaggtccacttactagctttttctggagcttttaatcattttacaCGGTCTCCGTCAGAAGATGGAATTTGCTCAGCTGTCATGGAAATGGATCAGATCCATCTTCATGAcgactgagcaaactccattcactgatgaagaccatgtgatacagTTGAAGGCTCTGGAAAATGCTAGTAAGTGGAcattgagttgggattgttttgtcaaaccacaaaaacacagtttctcACTTACCCCCAGTAGTAtgcagccatgcagatagtttgggttttaggtttggagatatctgtctctgacatTTATTCGACCCTCCCGAAAACAGTGGAGGTGAagggaattttgtttgtggtgcttaaagcattgaaaaaagacattttagctcattgaaaacatttttaattggaAGTATATAGCTTTCATTGGAAAGTACATCCAAGCAGCTGTACAAGTTATTGTAAGTCATCTTACAGAATAAAAACTCTCGACAAACTTTTTTGATTAATGTGAAAGTATTTGCCATTGGTTTAATGTGAAAAACGGAATCTTCCATGTCGACTGAAAATTATGTCAGCGGGAAGGCTGTCACTTGCAGTGTTTGCGCTTTGTGCCGGATTAATCAAGCATGCAAGTTTGTCTAACCTTTACATAACAAAGTTGGACCGCTACCAAGACACTTACCATAGAGAAAGCTTTTAGAAAGTGGCTATTTAGTGGGCATTACTACAATAAATCTTATAGTTTTTCGCTTTGCACTGATTGAGTGTGACAGATGTGACTTAAATACTgcatataaaacaaatcttGTCTTTTTGTAAAGCCTGAACATTATAAAGGCTGAATAAATTCAAACTGTTACCAATGAGGCAAATTTCTGATGTTCTGTTTGTATGCTGTGAAATACAACACAACATGGTAATCAGCTGAGCATCCTCTTGTTTTGATTGCCATCTTTCtcaatgtaatttctttttattttgctccCTCTTGCCTTCTCGGCTCAGATGTACCAGACAGGAAGATGACATCAGACGAGGAGGAAGCCAGGCGGATCGCAGAGATGGGAAAACCAGTGCTGGGGGAACACTCCAAGCTGGAAGTCATTATTGAGGAATCATACGAGTTTAAGGTGGGAAAGGTTACTCTTCAAACAGAGCAAACGCAGCCTGATATGCCTGATTATTACAGCTGAAACCAGTGTTTTCCATGCGATCAAACAAATATACTAACTAATTCAGCTGCCACCTTGCCTGAAAGAACAGCTACATATTTCTAATTTTAGCCGTGGCGACTGTTGCTCTTCAGAGGCCTTCCAACCCACATAGATGCATTTCTGGAGGAGATATGGTTAATATCTATCCTCTAACCTCCTCAGCCAAAAAATATACGCACCATATTTGTTTCTGGTGTGTGGTTTTATCATGCATCAAACAGGGGTTTCTGCTGCCTGAAACTTGATGCCACTGCCATCATGTGGTGAAGCTCATGTATTTCTCTTTTCACTTTGTTGAAGCAGCCTCCACTGATGCAGATTCTAGACCCTGAATGTAAATAATGGATGGATTTCATTCTTGTTTTGGTATTGTATCACACAGAGCACAGTGGACAAGCTGATCAAGAAGACCAACCTGGCACTGGTGGTGGGAACGAACTCCTGGAGAGAGCAGTTCATGGAGGCCATTACAGTCAGTGCAGGTACTGTAAAAAAACACCATGTTCTCTGCTCTGACTCTAGGGGGCTGCACACAATTACACTGGACATCGTGGTCCCTTAGTGTTTCCTCACATAAACAGCTTATTGGTTATAGTCATCtataattttttaataattttttatatttaacatttgaaaaaaatatatataatataatataaagtcTTTTTGCTATAAGATCTGGTAATTTTGACAATTTCATTCGCTTAAggtttatatattattatttattatcccGCACTCTAAATGCTGGAGATTTGGAGGCtctttaaagaaataatttgacattttgggaaatatgcttattcgctttcttgcgtGCTTtcttgagagttagatgagaagattgataccactctcatatctgtatggtaaatataaagctactgCAAGGCcaggtttttgtacaaattaaacaaacaagatataacgtgtcagttagtgagctttagaggtgctggtaggtggattgtGTTACCTGtcgacagagccaggctagctgtttccccctgtttccagtctttatactaagctaagctaatcttctactggcggtagcttcatatcaGACAGATAtgtgagtggtattgatcttctcatctaacactcaCATATCGAATGTCGTCATCTCAAAATTTTGGCTTCAGCCCAAAAATATTGGTGTCAGCGTGATCCTTCAAAAACTCATATTAGTGGAATCCTCCTGGAAAGCAAGGCTCTTGAAGCTCTGGAATAATCTCATGTACGTAAGAGAGAACTCATCCATCATGTCAGGCGACAGCAGCATCAGATCACCCTGCAGCCTGCAGTGCAGTTGCTGCTGTGCCCGCTGCACTCACAACCACCATGTAGTGAAGGCCTCGGTTCGTCACTTTGGTCTTGAAATATTTAATCCAGCGGtgctctttattttttcatgatCCACCCGTGGCTGAAAAATGCATGCAGCTCACATGGCCTGACACTTGGAGTCAGCACAGTGTCCCTCCTGTCCACTGAGTTTCCTGTGAGCTGCTGGGACACAGAGGACGCCCTGCTCCTCCACCTGAGGAGGGTGGCCATTTACATTTGCGTTTTTAGCTGTTGTAAGATGACACTTTTATGCAGAGGAGCTCACAGTGAGCGTGGTTCAAGGTCTTATTCAAGCTCGCTTCAGCTCACCACAGCTGGTGGGGTTACTCAATCTGTGACCTTTAGGTTATGGAGAAATCTCCCAGAATAAACTGAGcatgtgtcccaaatccatgcATCCATAcacattacagtacatacagtattaatactgttttagcagttagGGCCAATTATTAAGATTAATTAAGATTTAATacttatgtttttgttttccaagataTTTCTGGAGCTTAATCACTACTACTTATTAGAGAGTGGAGTTAATAGagaatagtttaaaaaaaatcaggctATGGATTCTGCATTATTAAATGAGGTAGAAAGTGTAAACTAAAGTTTGTAACCTACTAACTTAAGCAAAAGTTAAATGTATGTACAAACTTCATCCCCatctataaaaatacaaaaatgtgccactcttttaatgaattaaaaattaGTCATGCCCTGTGGCAGTTAATAATCCAGATATGTATTCATAGCACATTTAAAATTGAATATACACAACAGTAACCCCAGGCTGAAGTGATATGATGTCTCACGCTGAAAAATAAGTGAATGTTGTTCTCTTCCTTCCCCTCCCTGTCATCCCTTATCTCCTTTATCGATCCTTTACCTCGCCAACGTTTTCCAACTCTTCTCtgcctcttcatcctctctgctCACTCTCAACTTTGTACTTCATcatctgcctttcttttttctttccctgtcATATGCTCTTTTGCTTTTTCATCTTCCATCTCTTCGTCTTGTTTGCTCTTTGCCTCTTCTCTTAATATTTACTTCCCCTCCTTCACCCCTCTCTTTATCTTTGCCAAATATTCCGCTATCTCTtcgtcctctctgctgctccactCTCTCCTGTCATCCCATTACGCTTCAATCTATCCCACCTTTCACACCCTCGACTCCCCCGCCGCCTCCCCCCGCTCGGCCCCAATTCTCACCCGGAGATGAGGACGAAGAGGACACAGGGGAAGAACGGCTACCATCCTGTTTCGACTATGTCATGCACTTCCTCACCGTCTTCTGGAAGGTCCTGTTTGCTTGCGTTCCTCCCACTGACTACCTGAACGGCTGGGCCTGTTTCATTGTCTCCATTATCATCATCGGCCTGCTCACGGCCGTCATCGGCGACCTGGCGTCTCACTTCGGCTGCACCATTGGCCTCAAGGACTCTGTCACTGCTGTGGTGTTTGTGGCACTTGGTACATCTGTCCCAGGTGAGAAAAGGACATGTCATTGTCAATACATTCATGTTTGCAATGTGAAAATCTGTCCTCTAAAGTTTTGTATATTAATGATTTTTATGTCAGTAGATGGATTATATAGTTCTTTCATAGTTTGAGAAAAATCTGTGACTTCATGAGTTAACAGCAAACATGCTTTGTCATCAAGATGGCTGATTTTCTTATTTCCTCCAAACTGACATTTTCACCCAACAGGAACAATATGTCACCAAAAACCTTGACTCTGTCAGCATATTTGATATTAAAGGTCCTACATGCAGCATTAATAAATCATCACTGCattcattttggaaaaaaagatatataaatattctaaacaaacaaaaccaataCAAAGAAGATTGCCGGCCTCTACTGGCCTTCACAATGCAATTCATATTTTGAGCGACAGGTGGATTTGGcaggaaatggaaaatgtgGAGAGTCACTTCCAGTATGTTTATCTTCTTCAGGAAACTGAAAGGTCTGGGGGGAATAGGGTGAAAGGTAACAAGAATTGTGGGAGATCTTCATTTCTAGAAACGCTGATTAACAAAACTCAATAGCACTATCTCACAATATACTCTCACTATAGCACAATACTCATCATCTTGAAGGTCTCCTTTGTTTATGGAAATTATACTATGAATTAGACAAGAGTATAGTGATGTTTAAAGGCCTTGAAAACCAATTTTCTCAGTCAGCTGTGAACGATGCGGCCCTATACAGCCTTTCTGCCAGAGTCTGAGCAGTTATTTTAGATGagacatttatgttttgttttttgtttttttgtgctctTCTTTGTGGTTTGAAATGGGTGGGACTGTGTGCTTttatcatatcacatgatcttcctcagcagatagATTTTTCTCAGTAGTCATGGAATtatagatgttcaaatttccattttttttatcttagtttagcataaagactggatagGTCTGGTaataagactggaagcagggggggaaatagctagcctggttctgtctgaagataataaaatccacctaaagctcacttattaacatgttgtttttctcaagGCATAGTAGACAACAATGAGGATAATTAAACAGTCCTTCACAACCAATATGTCAATGCTGAACTGAGAAAAGTTTATTGTCAATTGAACTTTCAATCAAAAGACAACTCTTAAATTTACCTTTtgatgagattgttttgtcagttacatttaaaacaatttaacatAAAGTAAAACAGTAACAACAAATTACTTCTCCTTCCACAGACACCTTTGCCAGTAAGGTAGCAGCAGTCCAGGACACCTACGCAGACGCCTCTATCGGGAATGTGACCGGCAGCAACGCCGTCAACGTCTTCCTGGGAATCGGCATGGCCTGGTCAGTGGCGGCCATCTACTGGCACATGAAAGGGAAGCCATTTGTGGTGGAAGCTGGCTCGCTGGCCTTCTCTGTCACCCTCTTCACCATCTTCGCCTTCCTGGCCATCTCGGTGCTGCTTTACAGGCGCCGGGCCCACATCGGAGGAGAACTGGGCGGGCCCCGGGGACACAGACTGGCCACATCAGCCTTCCTTTTCGGCCTCTGGTTCCTTTACATCCTCTTCTCCAGTCTGGAGGCCTACTGTCATATAGAGGGCTTCTAAACAGAAAAGACTTCAGCGTGAgagaatacacacatacaggggTTTAAAGTACAACTTCAGAGGTAGAAGAGTGAATTCTCACTGTGGAATATGGATCAGTCTTGTATGGTATGAAAGGACAGGAGAGGTAAATCCGGTGTTTTCCCAgacacctccctccctctccctctctctcttcctcaacCCCTCCTGTAAG is drawn from Siniperca chuatsi isolate FFG_IHB_CAS linkage group LG15, ASM2008510v1, whole genome shotgun sequence and contains these coding sequences:
- the slc8a3 gene encoding sodium/calcium exchanger 3 isoform X4, whose product is MRPDVPDRKMTSDEEEARRIAEMGKPVLGEHSKLEVIIEESYEFKSTVDKLIKKTNLALVVGTNSWREQFMEAITVSADEDEEDTGEERLPSCFDYVMHFLTVFWKVLFACVPPTDYLNGWACFIVSIIIIGLLTAVIGDLASHFGCTIGLKDSVTAVVFVALGTSVPDTFASKVAAVQDTYADASIGNVTGSNAVNVFLGIGMAWSVAAIYWHMKGKPFVVEAGSLAFSVTLFTIFAFLAISVLLYRRRAHIGGELGGPRGHRLATSAFLFGLWFLYILFSSLEAYCHIEGF
- the slc8a3 gene encoding sodium/calcium exchanger 3 isoform X3 gives rise to the protein MKVLLNVGVFTRCRSVEARDKRAGVHVVVVVCSDLGHVGSSVCSAVRDVPDRKMTSDEEEARRIAEMGKPVLGEHSKLEVIIEESYEFKSTVDKLIKKTNLALVVGTNSWREQFMEAITVSADEDEEDTGEERLPSCFDYVMHFLTVFWKVLFACVPPTDYLNGWACFIVSIIIIGLLTAVIGDLASHFGCTIGLKDSVTAVVFVALGTSVPDTFASKVAAVQDTYADASIGNVTGSNAVNVFLGIGMAWSVAAIYWHMKGKPFVVEAGSLAFSVTLFTIFAFLAISVLLYRRRAHIGGELGGPRGHRLATSAFLFGLWFLYILFSSLEAYCHIEGF